Proteins encoded by one window of Pseudomonadota bacterium:
- a CDS encoding cupin, producing the protein MKKTSLSETAVFEDSGIKKFLVHDSPWFKIINFNIKAGKTFPIHSHNLEGQLSMLILEGTGEFLGKDSAMPANPGDILISDISEPHGARAITDLRILVTIAPPI; encoded by the coding sequence ATGAAAAAAACATCCCTTTCCGAAACCGCTGTTTTTGAAGACAGCGGCATCAAAAAATTCCTGGTACACGACTCGCCCTGGTTCAAGATAATCAATTTCAACATCAAGGCAGGCAAGACGTTTCCGATCCACTCCCATAATCTTGAAGGACAGCTGAGCATGCTGATCCTTGAAGGTACCGGCGAATTCCTTGGAAAAGATTCGGCAATGCCTGCCAACCCAGGGGACATCCTGATCTCGGACATCAGTGAACCCCACGGCGCCCGGGCCATCACCGACCTGCGGATCCTGGTGACTATTGCGCCGCCGATCTGA